The nucleotide sequence gccgaccctagtattcATATACAATGAAGATGCGATTCACGAATATTGTTCGACCACATCAGATTGTTACTCATCGCTTATTACAGAGTTGAAGAACAATACGACATctgtgaagaaaaaaaaacgatacatttaccttctatggagacgaaggaaaacatgttttaatcGAGTAagaaaaatagataaatattgcAAGTTGTGTGGTCCTTGACTCTGTGTAGGCAGCATAATGAAGACTACCAAGTAATTACAATACAAATTTAATGATGGAAAGCTATATACATAccagcaaaatattttttttaaactatttatatgttAGGTTAAATAagctatatatatgttatagtattgatGCAAATTGGACTTGCAAATTACATTTAAGCACGGTGATAAAAAGCCCTACCGCCACATCCTTTCAAGTGCACATAATGACATAACAATTCATTCATTGgcgttttgttttcttctttcaaaTGCATATGTTCCATTTGTATCTTGTGCAACATTCTCTTCTCCACGTTACCGATTAGTTGCATTAAGAAGGCAGACGAGTAACCATTTTTGTGGCTTAAGCGAAAAGCTTCATGTCAAGTCAgagcaaaaaaaattcattaagccGATACGTTAGTCCAGCCGTCGGTGGCCTTGACCACATATTAATGGCTATCattaaccaaaataatatttacttgGTTATTAGAATTAGATTTGGGAGCAAGTTAGCTCAACTGACGATCCAATGCATTGCAACATATACATATTGATTAAACTGTTTTGAAGTTTTCTTCCAAGTTATCATTTGTTCAAAAATTACTTTTTTATATGTGCATCCGGTCCGAGAATAATGCATTTAGTGCTAAAAATGAAGTGACTactgtttgatcggaaaacggtgATAAAAAGATGTGGGTTTaacaaagacgttttattatgGTCGGAAGAGacgttcagtcggttacaagagAAGTAAAGAGAATGCGACAGAAGAGAGGCCGGCAACTCgatgagctaccggaaaagtacaaataacggcaagatgaagcaaaggtgaaaaccctaatctagccgccaagtgttagtcagaTGATTTCGGATCCCTTTCTCATTCCTCTTCCTTCTCCTTATATAGTCCTCTGATGTGTCGTTCTTGACCTAGCTTATGTCGTCTTCGTGGGCTTTCCTTATTGGGCCGAAAGGCCCGTACTTATCCGAGCGATCGCCGAGCCGAATGCCTCTTAGTCGACGATGGTCGACTCGAGGTACTCCAGAAGCAAGCCGAGAGACTGACCTTCTAAGCCGACTATTCGAGCCATCACTTTCATTGGTCCGGGCCAGGCCTTCTATTCCTTGGGCCTTGTGGGATGGTTAGATCCATCccctacagtaagtccccccagtcCATCAGTGAGCGAAGAATCGCCTAGCTCATGATGGATTCTAGAATATGAAGGTTCAAAGGAGTAGAAGTCCTGTCGGGAGGTTAGAGCGATGGGTCGATGAGTCGCAGAAAAGGCTGCGGCAATGCCTTCTCTCGGAGTCGTTGAATCGCAGGCTCCAGATTTTGATCGGCGTGTCCTGGTTAATTGTCGATTTAACCGATTTTAGGATAACCGTCGGTTAATTAAGACGAGAGGCCGGAATGTCGCGGGAGTTGTTAGGATCTTAGGGAGAGTTtcgaggcccatttaggcccgTTTAGGCTTAATGATGACACCTCGAATTTTCCCCCCTTTTTCCTTCATAAATGCATCGAGAAGTCGAAACGCCGCGAGGGTCCGCTGGGTTTTTAGGGAGAATTtcgaggcccatttaggcccgGATAGGCCTAATGATGACGCCTCGAGTTTCCCCCCCCCcttttccttataaatacgcAGATCCCCTCTCATTTCTTCAAGTTTCTCGATTTTGTGGATCGGGATTGTCCTTTTGACTTGGTCGTGTAGCTTGCTTCCCAGAGCGGCGAGGGCGTCGGCACAAACATTTTCTCCGCGaggaaccttcgtgagttcgaagaactcgaagTCTCGCGTAAGGTCCTGGACGAGTttgaggtaggcgtccatccTTTCGTTGCGGATGTCGTAATCACCGAGGTATTGGCTTACGACGAGttgagagtcgcagtaagcgctgATTCTTTTGGCTTTCACCGCCTTGGCGAGACGGAGCCCCGCGATGAGGGATTCATActcagcttcgttgtttgaggccGCGAAACCAAAACTGAATGACTGCCGAATGAGTTCTCCTGTTGGTGATTGCAATTGCACTCCTGCTCCTGATCCTTTACACGTGGATgaaccgtcgacgtggaggatccAGTTTACACTTGGTAGGATGAGGTCTTGCTCCAGCTCTGGCGTCAACTCGATCAAGAAATCGGCAAGGACTTGTGACTTTGCTGCTATGCGATTCTTGTATACGATGTCATGTTCGCTCAGCTCCATCGCCCATTTGGTCAACCGTCCCGATTGGTTAGTATTTTGCATAACCGTCCTGAGTGGTTGGTTGGACAGTACTTCGATCGTGTGCGACTGGAAGTAGGGTCGCAGTTTTCTGGCCGAGGTGACGACGGCTAGGGCCATCTTTTCGAGTGTTGGATATCTCGTCTCTGGCTCcgtcattcttttacttgtgtaaaagattggtttctGTTCTCCCCTATCTTCCCGAATCAATACGCTGCTGACGGCGGAGGATGTGACGGCGATGTAGAGAGATAGTGTGTCGCCGGCTTCTGGCTTCGATAACACGGGTGGGGTCGTGAGataatgcttgagttgattgaaCGCCTCTTCGCATTTTTGATCCCAGACGAACCTCTTGTTTCCCCTTAGTAGCTTGTAGAAGGGAAGACACTTGTCGGTCGATCGCGAGATGAACCTGTTGAGAGCTGCTATGCGTCCCGTTAGTCGCTGCACTTCGTGGCTGTTTTTCGGGCTTGGAAGGTCGAGAATCGCCGAGATCTGCTTGGGGTTAGCTTCGATTCCTCGCTGAGTGAcgatgtagccgaggaattccccggaggtgacaccgaaggtacatttggccgggttgagcttcatcccatagtcgttcaagatcttgaagcagTCGCGTAAGTTATTTAGGTGGTCGTCGGCCTTGAGCGATTTGACTAACATATcgtcgatgtacacttccatggtgTTGCCAAGCTGATCAGCGAACATTCGGTTAACGAGTCGCTGATAAGTCGCACCGGCGTTTTTTAGCCCGAAGGGCATCACCTTGTAGCAATAAGTCCCTCTGTCGGTGATGAATGCTGTCTTCTCGCGATCATCGGGATGCATCAAGATCTGGTTGTAGcccgagaaagcgtccatgaaggttaggAGTTCGTTACCAGTGGTTGATTCGACGAGACGATCGATGTGAGGGAGTGGGTAACTATCCTTTGGGCATgccttgttgaggtccgtgaagtcgacgcatatgcgccatttgccgttcttcttcttgacgACGACCGGGTTGGCTAACCATTCAGGGTATCGAACTTCGGTAATAAAACCCGCGTCGAGGAGCCGGTCGACTTCGTCGTTCACTGCTTTAGATCTTTCTGGACCGAGTTTCCGTCGCTTCTGTCGGATGGGTTTGAACGTCGGGTCGACGTGCAGTTCATGGGAGGTAACTGCGGGGTCGATCCCCTTCATGTCGGAGGTCTTCCAGGCGAACGTTGAAGCGTTGTctttgatgaaagagatgatcttTGAACATATGTCGTCGGACAGGTAGACGCCAACTCGGATGATTTTCGTTGGGTCGGATTCATCGATTGCGACTTCGCGAACTTCCTCCTTCTGGGGGTATATCTTGTCGAGTGGTTTGCTGACGGAGTTGACGAGGGAAGCCTGTTGCTGCATCTTTACAGTTGCAATCAGCAGTTCTCTCGCGGCTTGTTGATCTCCCCGAATCGTCTGTGTTTTTCCGTCTTTGCCGGGAAACTTGACGCATTGATGGTACGTCGAGGGAACGGCCTTCATGGAATGCAACCATGGTGTTCCGAGGATGGCATTATAGGGTGCTTTGGCTCggatgacggagaacttgacgGTACGGGTTATACCACCTGCGTATACTGGAAGACGAATTGTTCCGATCATTTGCTCCGAGGCTCCGTTGAAGCCAGTGAGCGTGCGAGAGGAAGGCTTCATATCTCTTAAATCGACTCCCATTTTGTCGAGTGTGTCGCGAAAGATGAGATCGACTGAGCTGCCGGTGTCGATAAGGACTTTCGCGACTAGGCATTCTCCGATGTCGAGGTCGACGAGGAGAGGATCGTTGTGTGGCGTGTGGACGCCCTTGGTATCTAGTGCCGAAAAAGTGATCTGGTGATCATTTTCGACTGGAGGCGGCCACTTCTTGGAGGTGGTGGCTTGTCGTTTGTAGTCTTTGACAGCTCGAACTGAGTCGCCGCAAGGAGGTGATCCTCCCATTATTACGCTAATGTGCGGATTGCGGGTAGCTCGCATTGATTCGAGTTGCTTCCTTAAATCATCGGTTGTGTTCTCGAATTGAGGAGTTTCTGcgggctttttcttttttgattcgaGACGTCGTCGCAGATCGGACCCTTTCGAACGGTTGAGTTGGATTCGCAGGTCATCGGCCTTTGAATTGAGCTGGTCGCGAAGGTCGCCGTTTTGACGTATTCTCCTGGCGCTGGATTTTGAGATGGTCGCGCGGAGGTCGGCGCTTCCTACGTGTTCGTTCGTAGCGCTCTTTCGCTTCAATAGGGTGCGCAGGTCTTTGTCTGTTGTCGGGGAAGTGAGAGATTGCTCGACTTTCCTGTTCAGTTTGTCGCGTAAATCTGGTTGCATTGTCGAGGAGTCGTCGTCAGAGGAGTCACAAGGGCGAGAGAGTACGACTTCCACTCGTCGCCGGCGACGCGGATGTTCGTCTTCTGACGAATCGTTGGCGGGGCCAACGTTGTTGACAGGAGTGCGCTCAGGGCTCGCTCTTTCCTCGCTCGGGGCCGTGTTCTGTTGAGACTTCTGTGTTTCTGTTGAGACTTCTTACTCCAACTTTTGGTGTTtttcggtgtcgttggagaggTGGGCATTTGAATTGTCCCGTTAGTGATCCCGTCGAAAAATTGCCCGATGAGGACTTTGCATTCTTTCGTATCATGGGAATCCCTTTTGTGGTAGAGGCACCATTTCTTTGGCTCCTCGGAGTTTGAACTCGCTGGTTCGGACGACTTTGATTGCTTCGAGGCGGAGTCTCGATCCCAGTGGTTCCAGGCTTTCTCTCGCGTGACGGCTGCTGTTTTTGGCGATTCCTCGTCGCCGACCGAGCTAACGTAGCCTCGCTTCTGAGTTGTATTCCCACCGGAGGAGTGCTGGCGGGGCTCAGGGCGGGTGTCGTTTGTTCGGGCGGGTCGCTGTTTCGCTGCTGCTTCTTTTGCAAACTTTGCTCttgtgtcttcttccatgcAGATAAAGTTGTTCGAGCGAGCGATGGCGTCGGACACAGATTTCGTCGGGTATCGGTAAAGATCCTGACGGAACGTGGAGTCAACGTGCAAAGTGTTCATCAGAGACTCGACAGCGATAGGATCAGGAATATCAACTTTCGAGACGATAGCCTTGAACTTCTCCATGAAGTCGCGGAGGCTTTGGCCGCTGGTATGAGTGAGGTTCCACAAATCTGACACGGTCGTTTCttggttggtgaacatgatataatTCTTCAGGAAGGCCGTCGAGAGGTCGTGGAAACAATCGACGGAGTTTTCTCTGAGGCCTGTGAACCAGGTAAGGGCCGgtccttctagggtttcgacgaaGAGTTGGCAAAAGCCGGCGTCTTTGTCTTCGTCGGTCAGATTTGCGCGTCGCATCGCTATGTTGAAGGACGTGACATGAGTAGAAGGGTCGGAGAGACCTTTGAAGGTTGGAAGACGAAGTTTCTCCATCTTCTGGAGCCGTACGCCGGTGACCCTCTGCGTGAAGGGTGTGCGAAGAGATTCCGCGAGTACGTGCTCGATTTGGGGCGCCGAGGTCGTCACCTGGTGGATCTTCGAGTTGATGTCAAGGACCGACTGTTTCAACGCGGCTAGTTCGCTTGCGGTGTGTGCGTTGATGTCGTTACCAACGCCGGCGCTTTGGTTGTCGTTGCCCCGCGTAGGTGCTACGTTGGTGGTTCACTCTGTGGCGAATAGGTGTCGACGGTACTGCGCCGTTGAAGCTTCGGCGTTTGCGGCGATAGGAGCGAGTATTTTTGCTATCGCTGTGATTTGGTCGACCGCTGCCTTCTGCGCCGCTTCTTGCAGGGCGAGGCGTGCCAGGATGGTTTTCATAGACGCAGGAGGGGGTAGCGGAGTCACTGGTGTAGGCGTAGGTGTCACCTCGGGAGCCGGCATCACCTCGAGAGCTTCGCGCTCCTCGCCTGACGAAGAACTGTCGTTGCTGACAACCATAGTACTAATGTTACTTTGCTAGAgatgccccacggtgggcgccaactgtttgatcggaaaacggtgATAAAAAGATGTGGGTTTaacaaagacgttttattatgGTCGGAAGAGacgttcagtcggttacaagagAAGTAAAGAGAATGCGACAGAAGAGAGGCCGGCAACTCgatgagctaccggaaaagtacaaataacggcaagatgaagcaaaggtgaaaaccctaatctagccgccaagtgttagtcagatgatttcggatccctttctcatttctcttccttctccttaTATAGTCCTCTGATGTGTCGTTCTTGACCTAGCTTAGGTCGTCTTCGTGGGCTTTCCTTATTGGGCCGAAAGGCCCGTACTTATCCGAGCGATCGCCGAGCCGAATGCCTCTTAGTCGACGATGGTCGACTCGAGCTCGAGGTACTCCAGAAGCAAGCCGAGAGACTGACCTTCTAAGCCGACTATTCGAGCCATCACTTTCATTGGTCCGGGCCAGGCCTTCTATTCCTTGGGCCTTGTGGGATGGTTAGATCCATCCCCTACAACTACCACATTgtttaattcaaatataactTTTGAAGTTCAATATTCTCCCGTTACAAAAGAAAATACTTAAGTTATAGATCACTCTTGTTTCCTTATAAAAACTGTGGGATATTGTAACGGATTAGTCAAAGCCCAATCAAGATAAGATAGGCTTATAACAACTCGGGTCTACCGACAAGATGTGTGTCTACaacatgtaaaataaatatagatgcCTCGGTTTTTCTAAAGTATTTGAAAGTTCAATTTCTTTCTCTTAATAGTTTCTTAAAGATTAACCTATAATTCTGGACcttgaaaaaaattcaactttGTTTCTTCGTTACCTGGAAACAAATCGCACAGCAAAtgaggctttttttttttgataacacCCATAAAAATCCCGTTTTTTTTGCCGGACAAATAATGCTATTGTGCTCGACGAAAgaaatcaatttaatttttgtatagaTCAAATGTAATGCAAAAATATAGAATTAGTAAGTTGTCTGTTTCTAGTGAAATCCACGTATGTGTTTATCTATATATCAGAATAAACCaagtatatcatatattttcatatttcttaATCATCACATGATATCCAGAGAGTTTTTAGAGCGAAACTCTCTTAGACGACGAACTGTCGGTTTGCTCCCGATTCCCTGACAGTTCCAGCTCATAGAAACTAAGGAAGAGGCTGTGGAGCGGACCGAAAATCCgttcctttcttcttcgtcgACGGAATTATGGTTGCTCGAGGTTGGGCTGCCCTCTGGGTTCTCCTTTCAGCTCCCGATGTCTTACTACTCTGACATGGTCCCGGGGTTTGTCTTCCTCTTGGTGAGTTATGGGTTTTAGTGACTCTGCGCCTCTTTAGGCTCACCCCAAGGCCTACGCTCCTTACAGTACGTTTTCTTGAtggatgggggggggggggggggggggggggtaaagCCTTTCCTTTCCTGTCTTGTAAGCCGACAGAGATAGTAGATTTGAGCCTTTTGTCATTTGTCGGGACAGCTACATTATCTTCAATCTCGTCAGAGATCGCTAGAGGCCCGAGTCTCAGCGAGACATGGAGTCGATCTTCACTGAGTGATCTGATAGGTGATCGGTCCTGGGCAGCATTGTACTACGACAGATTTTCTTGTACTGGGTTCTTCGACGAAGATGGGATATTGCTGGCTCCTGACTGAAAAATGGGCAAGTTCTCTTCCAAATAGTGCATATCGACCTCCTGGAGTCTACCCGAGTCAGCATTTGCCACACCAACTTATAGGAGAGGAATCCTCTATTTTGGGAGGGAGAGTCTGTCTAGTGCCGATCTTCTCTCCTGCGACAGGGGATTACTATCTCCCGATCGTTGTCTTCCGCTGGTGGTGCCCAATATCAGACTAGAGCCCCCTTCTCTTTGAGGTCTAGGCGATGGAGTATGAGAAACTTGGGAGCGGCCAGCTTTTGATGAGGATTCTATCTGTGAACCAGCACCTACAGGCCTCTATTCAGTTCGCGGCGTCTGAGTCTTTGTTCTGGAAAGAGATTCCTTTTGAGACGAAACAGAGCTGTCGTTATGGAAAGATAATCTCGCTCATGCTGGGAGGCGACTACCAGCCACATTGTTTTCTACCCGGGTTGAGTGCTCCTTGTACGTAGGGTCTCTTCTGACTCCATAGTTGTAGCGAAACTCTTTCTCCTTCTTCCAGTCAATCTACCGGGAAGATTGGTGTTGCCATTGATTTGAGTTATAACTTCTTTGGCTCATAGAAGTATCATGCTCTTCTCTTATCAACTTTCTTGCAGCTGTTCTTCTTCTATCAGCATCGAGCCTGTCCAGAGTACGAGATTGAGATATACCCATTCTTGTTGAGGAGTCTCTGGAGTTTGCTTGGGCCCGCTGTGAAGGACAATCACCTCTTTCATGAGACAATGAGTGGCAAATGGAGCAATGTTTTTCTAGATTTTAGTATTCCAGCTCCACTTGCTTAATTTCCCCCGCTAGACTTATGTCTAGGAACATTTCCAGGGGCTTCAAACCATTAACAAGTACTCTGATTCTTCCTCTGTCTACATCGAAATCTTCCACTGGTCCCAGTTCATCTCCAATTGCTTCCATAGCAGCATCAGACCAGTAGTGTAAAGGAATTCCATGTATCGTTATCCAGAAGGGTATTAGTGCCGGAAAGAAGTCAGAGACTATAGGCTCCCATCTCTGGAGGATCAAAATCCATCTCTTGAAGTGATATGGCGTGCCTGAGAGGATAGCTTGAAGGTCCTGTTCAGTTTCGAACTTAAACTGAAACAGGTGTGGTCCCAAGGCCCTTCCGGTGATAGATCTCGCCACACGCCAATGTTGGAGGAAGAAGTCTACTAGGGATCTGGTTTTTTGGACTGAGGGGTTTGTGACTCTCCCTATGAGGGTGAGTTTGTGCTCTTCTATTCTAGCAGAAGTGTCGACAGCAGGGATTTTAACTGGGGGTCGTCTAGCCTGTCTCACTGAGTCAGCTACCCACTTGCCTTTGTCCATTTTTGAGTTTCGGTAAGCCATAGATGACTGAGTATTAACTTCTCAACTGTAATTCTTGAAGACCTAACTGCAGTAAGCAGTAAATTCCCAACACGGAGTAAAAACCTTAGTGACAAGGTAACGGGGACTGTACTTAGACAGTAGAAAGACTAAAGGAAGCTTGAGACAGAGACGTCAATAAAGCTTTGAACAGATAAGCCATTATCTCTCTGCCTGCTCCTAGAGCATTCTCCCAACAGATCTGCAATAAATGATTCACTGAATAACCATTATGAGACTGTAGAGGAGAAACTCCAGCTTCAGGGAGCTTGATCGTACACGAAAACTATGTCGCCGGAAAGTTGGTGCGGTGGTGAGTTAATAGACCACGGCTGGGGGAGACGGTAGTGGCGGTGGGATATTTGAAAAAGCAAGGAAAGTCAACTCGGAACAGTATACCTTGAGCCTTGTGTCTGAGAGAAGAAAGTGATTTTTAGTTTGCACTTTTTTTAGTATTCTTTCTACCAACATAAATATTCATGTCAATCCTAAATGTGTAccccactttcagtcaaatgcaaaaccaacctacAAAGGTGGTAAAAGTACTATGTAACCCTTATGACCaaataaaaaacagaaatatatttTGCAATTATGTCCTTAATAAGCCTATATGTAATAAAAAGAAATCTACATTATATGTAGACCTCCTAAGAAGTCTACTGTGTAGACTCATTCTGTAGCTTACATTgtaatttgatctaataatttaattttaaaaatttataaaaataattgttgtAAACATGTGTTAAACGATAtggtttagaaacaaaaggttataaCATGTTATGTATTCTACTGGTAGATTTCTTAGTGTTAGATTTAAATttagaatcttttttttgttttattgaattaaatttgtatattaatgtttagtattttatattttgtatagctTGATATTTGATACAGtaattaaaactttttattataaagcaaaacatttagggtttgagtttTGTGGTTTACGGTTCcgtagacctacaataaagtcAATTTAGCTGGTGACGTCCTTTTTAGTCaacatttttcaattttgtttacaaaaaaatattatatttaaattaagttGAGTttcttaagaataaaaatgtgaaatcatatactataaatattaaaaataaataaataaatttagtaaatcatatattaaaatgatgaaaacaataaagaataaacaataataatgaaattactatagtagacttccaaaaaggTCTACTATGTTACAATAAAATCTAGAgaaaattactagaatgttaTACATTTTATGGTTTATTACTAGAATGTTGTACATCTTTGTTTTATTACTAGAATGTTTTCTCTTTCCTAGTAATTTACAATAAGGGgcttttgttatgttttattttctgaaaCTAATTTTAAAGATCAAAGCCATATCAGTTATTAAAAATCCACATCACATCAGTTATTTTCTGAAACCAAACCGTCTCTATCACTATCACTATCATACATAcggttttgtcaaaaaaaaaaaaaaaagaacacgaAGAACTGTGTTGTGTCGAAGAAGGAACCGCAAACCGAAATCCTCTCACCCTTCGAAACCCTCGTCGACATTGTTCTTTACTTCTCGAACTCTCTCTAACTCTCTGTCGTTGAACTCTCTATAACTCTCTGTCGTTGAACTCTGTCTCGTCGGAGTTTTTAGAAACCGTCGTCTGTACGAAATCGCCTTCACCGCATTCTCATCAACGAGTTCATCTTTTCCGGTAAGATGTCGCGAcgttatatattgtattttggtTGAGTTTGTGGGTCAGTTATATATTGCGACTGAGATTGTTTGTGTTTTGGTTGAGGCTGTGATATGGGTGTGTCGAGGTTTTTGTTGCGACTGAGTTAGGGTTATGTTGACTGTGCTATGGGTTTGTCGAGGATTTTGTTGTGTCTGAGTTAGGGTTATGTTGCGGCTGAGATATGTGATTGTCTAGGCTTTTGTTGTGTCTGAATTAGGGCTTTTtgttgtggctgagttatgGTTATGTTATAACTGAGTAATTATtatgttatggctgagttatggttATGTTATAACTGAGTAATTATtatgttatggctgagttatatatatgacctaatatattttaatattatgatatggctgtgttatttttatgttgtggctgatttattgttgtgttatatgatcagatggatgttaGTCAAGTCGAACCACGTGATTACCCTCCAAGACTTTACCCTTCTAACCTAGAAGGTAAAGATATCAATCATAATTTCCGTGCAGGACATTTCCCCCACATTAAAGAAACAATAGGACTCGATGTGTGGGAAGAACTGGTGAACTCTCCCATTGGAGTAGTTGCTAGGCTACTTTCACGCGAAAGCATTTGGTCTGGTAGGACCGTACACTATCTGCTATGTAGACAGCTGCGAGTGCATAAAAAGGAGATATGGTCTGTTGTGGTTGATGATGTTATCAGGTTTAGCTTGCTCGAGTTTGGTGAGATCACTGGGTTAAACACAGGTCCATTGCCAACAGAAAGTTTTGAACCTGATCAATACAAAGAGTTTTGGGAGGAGTTGAAGGTGCCGCTTGGGATGGGACCCAAGTATGATGAGCTGAAGGCAGCATTAGAGTTCTGTCCTGGTTGGAGTTTTGAAAAGCGTAAGTGGTTGGGGATGTTATTTCTTCAAGCCATGGGACTGTACTGTTTGCATCACAATTCAAGGATACCCTTTCAAAGTGCAATAAGGGTATTCGACGATGAAGCCATGAGGTCGTATCCATGGGGTCGGACTGCATACGAAGTTCTTGTTGACTCTCTGAAAACACTGTCTCCAGATGGAAAGTCATACACAGTAAGCGGCATGAAGGACGTTTTATTGGTTTGGGCGTATGAGTCCATCGTCTGTTTCGGTGAGAAGTTTGGGAGAGTGGTCAACAATGAAGACGTTCCTCTTTTGCGATGGGGTGGAAGGCGTACACGTTCAAGTTTTGATACTGTCTTGTCTGACGAAATCAAAGATCATGGCGAGGTAATGTTTAACTGCTACTTATACGACTGAGTTAACAGCTACTTAATGGttgagtttattttatattgttgcCGAATTAGTCTATTTGATGGctgagtttattttatatt is from Brassica napus cultivar Da-Ae chromosome A4, Da-Ae, whole genome shotgun sequence and encodes:
- the LOC125608129 gene encoding uncharacterized protein LOC125608129, giving the protein MEKLRLPTFKGLSDPSTHVTSFNIAMRRANLTDEDKDAGFCQLFVETLEGPALTWFTGLRENSVDCFHDLSTAFLKNYIMFTNQETTVSDLWNLTHTSGQSLRDFMEKFKAIVSKVDIPDPIAVESLMNTLHVDSTFRQDLYRYPTKSVSDAIARSNNFICMEEDTRAKFAKEAAAKQRPARTNDTRPEPRQHSSGGNTTQKRGYVSSVGDEESPKTAAVTREKAWNHWDRDSASKQSKSSEPASSNSEEPKKWCLYHKRDSHDTKECKVLIGQFFDGITNGTIQMPTSPTTPKNTKSWSKKSQQKHRSLNRTRPRARKERALSALLSTTLAPPTIRQKTNIRVAGDEWKSYSLALVTPLTTTPRQCNQIYATN
- the LOC125608130 gene encoding uncharacterized protein LOC125608130; this translates as MDKGKWVADSVRQARRPPVKIPAVDTSARIEEHKLTLIGRVTNPSVQKTRSLVDFFLQHWRVARSITGRALGPHLFQFKFETEQDLQAILSGTPYHFKRWILILQRWEPIVSDFFPALIPFWITIHGIPLHYWSDAAMEAIGDELGPVEDFDVDRGRIRVLVNGLKPLEMFLDISLAGEIKQVELEY